Genomic window (Acidobacteriota bacterium):
GAGTTCGGGAACGTCCTCGATCCGCTGGCGCAGCGGAGGCAGGTGCAGATGAAGAACGTTGAGGCGGTAGTAGAGATCCTCGCGATACTCGCCGTTCTTGACCGCCTGCTCCAGGTCCCGGTTGGTGGCCGCAAGCACCCGAACCGACACGTCGATCTCCTGGCTCGAGCCAACCGGCCGCACGCGGCGCTCCTGGAGAACCCGCAGAAGCTTGACCTGCATCAGCGGCGTCAGCTCTCCGACCTCATCGAGAAACAGCGTGCCGCCCTCGGCTTCGACGAAGAGACCCTTGTGATCCCGTACCGCACCCGTGAATGATCCCCGGACGTGGCCGAAGAGCTCCGATTCGAGGAGCCCTTCGGGTAACGCGCCGCAGTTGACCGAAAGGAAGGGACCGTTGGCGGCGGCAGAAAACGCGTGAATAGCCTGCGCCAGGAGCTCCTTGCCGGTTCCGCTTTCGCCGGTGATGAAGACCGTGGATGGCGTTGCGGCGAGACGGGGCACCATGTTCAGGATGCGGGAAATTGCGGGACTCGATCCGATGAAGTTCGGTACATCCTGAGGATGCTCTTCGATAGCCCCTCCGCCGGTCAACTTTTCGAGGATGAGCTTGAGGTCATCGACGTTGAATGGTTTCGACAGGTACTCGGCTGCGCCGGCTCGAAGCGCCTCGAGCGCGTGTTGCGGCGTAGTGTGGGCGGTGATGATGATGAACGGGCTTTCGACCTGTTGCTTCCGCGCCTCCGCAAGAACATCGAGGCCGGTTCCGTCCGGCAGCTTGAGGTCGCACATGACGAGATCAAAGTTTCCATCGAGCACGGTCTTTGTTCCGGATGCCACCGAGTCGGCGGTTGTGACCTCGTATCCCTCCTGCTC
Coding sequences:
- a CDS encoding sigma-54 dependent transcriptional regulator, translating into MSRGHILVIDDEHSLREFLTILLEQEGYEVTTADSVASGTKTVLDGNFDLVMCDLKLPDGTGLDVLAEARKQQVESPFIIITAHTTPQHALEALRAGAAEYLSKPFNVDDLKLILEKLTGGGAIEEHPQDVPNFIGSSPAISRILNMVPRLAATPSTVFITGESGTGKELLAQAIHAFSAAANGPFLSVNCGALPEGLLESELFGHVRGSFTGAVRDHKGLFVEAEGGTLFLDEVGELTPLMQVKLLRVLQERRVRPVGSSQEIDVSVRVLAATNRDLEQAVKNGEYREDLYYRLNVLHLHLPPLRQRIEDVPEL